CGTGGGCCTGCTTCAACGCATCTCCCAGCAGGGCAACATTAGCAACGCTGCCAGCAACAAGAGCAAAGTAGGCTTGATAAATCGGCTTGTTTTGCAAATCGTCGAAGTGAATGTTGATATAACGGTGCAAGGCGATATGGCCTTTGGTGTCCTGCGGAATTTCTTCAGCAAGGTGCAGTTTGTTTTCCATCATCATGCGGTCAATCAGCTTGATGAACATCTCATCTTTTTTGCCAAGACGCTGAATGGTGAGGCCGCGGCTGTACCCGGCCTTAAGACCAATGCTTTCGCAGGTTGCCGATTGAATGCCATCTTCATTGATGATTGTTACCAATGCATCCAGAAGTTTGCGTTCTGACTCTTCCCGTCGTTCTGCCTGCGTCTTCTTCTTTTCCAAGCTGACCAACTTTTCTCAAAAGATAATTGTTGGATGCTTAGCAACTATACGTAAAAATATCCATAACGTATACGTCAGACTTTAGGTAAATACCCCAGCGGCGGCAGCTGGTTTTACGGCCTAAAAGAGTTCTAGAGCTGAGAATTTCATGCGGATTAAGGGATGGAGAAGATCAATCGAATCGCACCGACACCTTACTCAAACCCGTAATCTGGACTGGTCAGCCTCAACCGTATTTGTTCCGGCGTCCTACGAAGTGGTCGTGATTCTGGGTTCGTTTTCGCTATAAGAGACGTGCTGTCTTTGCTGGCCGCTGGTTTGGCTAAGTCTC
The sequence above is drawn from the Pseudovibrio sp. Tun.PSC04-5.I4 genome and encodes:
- a CDS encoding TetR/AcrR family transcriptional regulator; the encoded protein is MVSLEKKKTQAERREESERKLLDALVTIINEDGIQSATCESIGLKAGYSRGLTIQRLGKKDEMFIKLIDRMMMENKLHLAEEIPQDTKGHIALHRYINIHFDDLQNKPIYQAYFALVAGSVANVALLGDALKQAHDFIKHMLMSYLDRGKAAGEFPQDLDSAIQAVSIGSYLLGVALQQKLHPSLDINLLKPAAYSLIPSAPD